The genomic window AACACTATGACAGCAGAATGTATATTCGTTTTAAGTTACATAGAGTTGCCAACCATACAATAGTTTTAGGAGATATATCTCACTGTGCATGACTGCAATAATCAGATGTAGTGATTGTCACGTTTTAGGAGATATATCTCACTGTGCATGACTGCAATAATCAGATGTAGTGATTGTCACTTAAAAGTTAGCCCTCTTGACAAATATTTCTAGGGCATGTTTTATACCTTTGTTCCTCCGGCTATAGATGAAGGGGTTCAGCAGAGGGGTAACTACAGTATACATGACCGAAGCAATTATGTCTTTGTCATTGCAGTCCCATGATGAGGAGAAAAAGTAAACACCTGCAAGTGTTCCATAgtataaagacaccacaaaaagatGGGAGCCACAGGTAGAAAAGTCTTTAAAGAGTCCCTTAGTAGAGGGGATCCTCAGCACAGTTGTCCCTATACGGATATATGAGCCCAAGATACTACTCAAGGGCAGGATGAAAAACATTCCTCCTTCAGTAAAGATGACCAGTTCATTGAGAGAGATGTCTGAGCAGCTCATCTTCAGGAGCACAGTAAGGTTGCAGAAGAAGTGGGGGATGATATTATCAGCACAGAAGGACAGTTGGACCAAGAGAAGGGTGTGCAACAGGGCATGGATGCAACAGAAGAACCAGGACCCAGCTACTAATGAGATACGCAGCTCCTGCCTCATGACAGTGGTGTAGTGGAGTGGCTGACAGATGGCCACATACCTGTCGTATGCGATCACCGCAAGAAGGAAGTTGTCAAGACGACcaaaaactatgaaaaaatacatCTGAGAAATACACCCCACATAGGGAATGGATTGTTGCTGAGTCTGCATATTCATGAGCATCTTTGGAACTATAATAGATGAAAGGGAAATATCAGAGAAGGCCAAGTGGCCGAGGAAGAAATACATGGGCGTGTGGAGGCGAGGGTCCAGCCTGATGAGCAGGATGATGAGCAGGTTCCCCAGCACCGTGTCAGGTACACGCCCAGGAACAGAGCGAAGAACACGCTCTGCTGCTCTGGCCGGATGAGGAGCCCCAGGAGGAGGAACTGGGACACGCTGCTCCGGTTCTCCTTCCTCATGCTGTTTTTATCTCTTCTGGCAATTGCGGAAAATAGGGAATGTCAGTAAACATGTTATaacatttatgtttatttctcacaACTTTTGGTgcatgagttaatttttttaacgatttagatattttatttatttatttatttatgttagtcaccatacagtacatcattagtttttgatgtggtgatccacgattcatcgttttcgtataacacccagtgctccgtgcagtacgtgcccttcttaatacccatcactgggctaccccatcctcccacctccccttccttctAAAACCGTCTGTTTGTtactcggagtccatagtctctcatggttcgtctcaccctctgatttcctcctcttcatttttcccttccttctcctaatgtcctccctgctattccttatgttccacaaataagtgaaaccatatgataattgactttctctgcttgacttatttcacttagcataatctcctccagtcccatccatgctgatgtaaaagttaagaatttcagaccaatatccctgatgaatatggattccaaaattctcaacaaaatcctggcgaataggatccaacaatacattaaaaggatcatccaccatggatcaagtgggatttatccccgggatgtgagggtggttcaacattcgcaaatcaatcagtgtgatagaacacattaacaagaagagagagaagaaccatatggtcctctcaattgatgcagaaaaaccagttgacaaaatacagcattctttcctgattaaaactcttcagagtatagggatagatggaacattccccaaattcataaaatccatccatgaaaaacccacagtgaatatattcctcaatggggaaaagctgttcctttcccttaagatcaggaacatgtcaaggatgcctactctcgccactattgttcaacatagtactagaagtcctagcaatagcaatcagacaacaaaaagaaataggtattcaaattggcaaagaaaaagtcaaactctctcttttcacagatgacatgatactttatgtggaaaacccaaaagactctacccccaaattactagaactcatacagcaattcagtaatgtggcaggatacaaaatcaatgcacagaatcagttgctttcttatacactaatgGTGCATAAGTTAATTTGTTCATCTCTAGCTCTAAGGATATATGAAACTGTCACATTAACCAGATTTTTCCCCCAAACAACTAAAGGacatttattcatctgacagagagagacaaagtgagagaagaaacataagcaggagaagtgggagaggaagaagcaggcttcctgctgagcagggagcccgatgcaggactcgattccaggaccctgggatcatgacctgagccgaaggcagatgcttaacgactgagccacccaggcgcccctcaacaaatatttattgaacaaaagcTTTGTCCCATATCGAGTACATAGTAGTGAACAAGAAATAGGAAGTCTCTTGTGTTCAAGGAGTTTATATCTTTATATCAAGCCAGGTTCACAAACATCAGATTtgggaaaagataataaaaattccTCCTATTACCTATTATGTTACAGGCATGGTGCTGAATAATTTGTGTGcgttgcctcatttatcctcaaaATAGCATGATGAAGTAAAAATGGTTACCTCTCCTTTGCCAGTGACGAATCTGAGCCAGAGAGAGGAAGTCGCTTCCTAAgatcataaaatatataagagCCAGACTGAACATTGGGCCCCAGTCTGCCATACTGCAAACACCGAGCTTACACTCATTAGTATATAATACCTGCCCAGGACTGGAAATGCATGTGAACCCCCctgcttatatatatatagctactTTTGAAACACAGTTAAGGAAGTAATTGAGTTCATAGGAAAGAACCAGAGGCCCCTAAGACAAGTACATGAaacatacaacaacaacaacacattcTAAACATTTGGAACCACATAAAATATGACttacaaacaaaatacaatatcACACATAATCACACACTGAGCTGACAGTTCAAGACCTCTTACCTATTTCTGGTCATGAGTAAATTCAGGAAACTTCTCCCCCAGACTAGGGAGCATATGTGTCTTTCTTCAGACTACACAATCTCATTTACTTAATTATGATGTCTGTCCAAGGATGAAAATGTGGGAGTTACAGAAAGAGACGTGGGGCAAACACTTGAATTCAGTGGGACTGATTAGAAGATCCCAGATCACACACACAAATGCCCTGCGCTTGTTTAAAGGGGCAACACTTATTTAGACTTCTATGCTCTTGtctaagagaggaaaagaatagaaCTGGGAGTcaattacatacacacacacaaacacacatgcgcacacaaaGAAAATTCATGAAGAAAACATACTTATGTATCTGCATTGTACAGGCAAGGAAACACCACACAGACCCATACATATGTAGAACTCTAGACACAGAGATACACCTTGCCCACCTAGAATTCCCAGCTCACTCTGACCTGTGCCACTCCTTAGTGAGCTCAGGTACCTTCTAAAACATTTTCCTGAGTCCTCAGCTTCTGTTGAGAACACCAGGAAcaaaaagtaagaagaaagcCTCTGTGAGCCCATGACCTCATGAGCTCTCTGTGTCTGTCCTTGAGCTCCAGGGCAACAGGCAGGAGATAACAATTTTACAAACCTCAGAGAGGACTCATGGAAAGTCTCTAAGCTCCTGGTTAAGGAAAGACTCAAGCAGACTAATGGCCACCAATTCCTATCAGACCTTGGGGAGGAGCctgtgcaggggctggggggactGAGCTGATAGAGCCACCTGAGAGGGTGACCCAGATCCCAGGGACACTCTAGGCTCTTCTCTGCCTGTTCATAATTCCAGGGGCAAGTAGGAATGGCTTAGCCTCCATCATCAGTGTTGCCAATGCACTGGGTCAGCCTCTCCCAACAGCACATTATGGTCCAGGAAGAATAAGTCTGGCTTCTGCAAACTTCCACACCACTTGCTACCATGAGCACTCAATCTAGCTTTAACTTCACATCCTGCAGGTCCCCTCTGTCTCTCGGGAGAGACTTCAGGGTGTGGAGATGTGCCTTTTCCAAGAGAGCGTAGAGGGAGGAGATTGAGTCCTTGGGCTCAGTTCTCAGAAGAACTGGGTCTGGGCTATGCCTCTCATTAATTGTTGGCCCTGAGCACATAAAGTAATCCCCTCAGCCCTGTTACATCACCTGTAAAGTGTGGATAAAAATACATTGTCCTCAGAAGTTATTcttgaaattaaatgagatgtttCATGCAAAAGCACATAAATGCACAATGGACATCAGCTATTTTGATCATTATCTTTGTATCTTCCAAAAAAGATAATGATATCTAGAATCACTGGTATTGCCATAGGATTGCtattgaatgaataattgaattaACTGAttaattaattcttccaatctaatAGTAAGAATTTATTCCTGCCCTaagggattaaatgagttaaaacacATAATGAACTTAGAACATTTTCTGGCATTTTCTAAGTCCTGAATAAACTTTGACTATTTTGTTGCTATGTTTTACAGACTCATTACCTTCAGCTGCTTACACATGCTCCCACATTTGTTTCATTAACATCGTAGTTATTGATAACTCCCATCTTGTTCAAACCAAAATGTAGGAATCCTTTAGCTACCAGAGGAGAGTTGAGTGGGGGGATAGGTtcagtaggtgatggggatggaTTAAGGAGCacccttgttgtgatgagcactaggtgttgtatggatgtgttgaataactatattgtacacctgacactaatattactctgtaagttaactaactggaatttatttattttttaaaatattttattttattttattttattttgtgcaaatatcttcatatcttattatctctcttttttaacttaaatttaattagccaaggtatagtacatcattagtttttgatataatgttcaatgattcattagttgaatgtaatacccagtgctcaacatATTTTAactcccatcacccagttaccccatccccccacctacctctctttccgcaaccctcagtttgtttcctggagtcaagggTCTCATattgtttgtcttcctctctgatttcttcccagttttccctcccttcccctaatgtctcctgcactattccttatgttccacatatgagtggacgcctaactgactgagccacccaacatctcaactaactggaatttaaataaaaactttttttaaaaaatgcaggaaTCCTTGACTCCTACCTTTCTCTCACACTCCTCTCAATTCATCAGCAATTCTTGTCAGTTCCAACTTACAACCAAATACAGTATTCACTAAATTTTTACTACTTCCTCTGCTACCATTCCAGCCTATCATTTCTTAACTGTACTGTTGCAGTAGCTCCTAGGTGGCCCCCCTGCTTCCACACAGCTCCCTTCTccagccagagtgatccttttcAAAGCTGAATCATGTTACTCTTCTGCTGAGAAGCTTCCAAGTGCTATACAAATAATTCACAGTAAAAATCAAATCACAAAGCCTAGAGGACCTAGGCCCTGTTGGCTTTAAAATTAtccatcaaacaaacaaacatatatgtCTCCTCCTGCTCTTCTCCATATATTCTCACTCCCCTTCAGGGATGAATCTCATTTTTGTTGCTTGGACATAGCTGGCATTGTCACATCTCAGAATGTTGCAGTTGCTGTACCTGCTCTCTGAAACACTTTTCCTGCAAATGTGCCAGTGGCTCTGTTCCCTGATGCCTTCAATTCTTtgttcaaatatcaccttctgGGTAAGACCAGTTGTCATCACACCACTTAAAGTTGCAGCCTGTCCCCTGCATGCCTGATTTTTCCACAGTACTACATTTTATATCACGTAAAAACCATGAAACTTACATATTAAGTTTATTTGCATTGTCTCCccactagaacataagctccacaaaaggaaaatatttttgtctgaTTTGTTCACTTCTAGAAATTTCCATAAACAATAGACacatttagctttttcttttctggaaatcaagtcatgctgtttgtttttttttttttttttttttaattttttattgttatgttaatcaccatatattacatcattagtttttggtgcagtgttccatgattcattgtttgttcataacacccagtgttccatgcagaacgtgccctcctcaatacccatcaccaggctaacccatccccctacccccctcccctctagaaccctcagtttgtttttcagagtccatcatctctcatggttcgtctccccctctgacatactccccttttcttcctctcctgttatcttcttctttttcttttttcttaaaatatgttgcattatttgtttcagaagtacagatctgtgattcaacagtcttgcacaattcacagcgctcaccgtagcacataccctccccaatatctatcacccaaccaccccatccctcccacccccaaccactccagtaacactcagtttctttcctgagattaagaattcctcatatcagtgaggtcatgtgatacatgtctttctctgattgacttatttcactcagcataacaccctccagttccatccacgtcgttgcaaatggcaagatctcattccttttgatggctgcataatattccattgtgtatatataccacatcttctttatccattcatctgtcgatgggcatcttggctctttccacagtttggctatggtggacattgctgctataaacattggggtacatgtaccccttcgggtccctacatttgtatctttgtggtaaatacccagtagtgcaattgctggatcgaacggtagctctaatttcaactgtttgaggaacctccatactgttttccagaggggttgcaccagcttgcattcccaccaacagtgtaggagggttcccctttctccacatccccgccaacatctgtcgttccctgacttgttaattttagccattctgacgggtgtgaggtggtatctcattgaggttttgatttggatttccctgatgccaagcgatgttgagcactttttcatgtgcctgttggccatttggatgtcttctttggagaaatgtctgttcatgtcttctgcccatttcttgattggattatttgttctttgagtgttgagtttgataagttctttatagattttggatactagccctttatctgatacgtcatttgcaaatattttctcccattctgtcggttgtcttttggttttgtggactgtttcttttgctgtgcagaagctttttatcttgatgaaatcccaatagttcatttttgccctggcttcccgtgcctttggcgatgtttctaggaagaagttgctgcggctaaggtcgaaaaggttgctacctgtgttctcctttaggatttggatggactcctgtctcacgtttaagtctttcaaccatttggagtctatttttgtgtgtggtgtaaggaaatggtccagtttcattcttctgcatgtggctgtccaattttcccaacaccatttgttgaagagactgtctttttgccattggacattctttcctgctttgtcaaaaataagttgaccatagagttgagggtccatttctgggctctcaattctgttccattgatctatgtgtctgtttttgtgccagtaccatactgtcttgatgatgacagctttgtaatagagctggaagtccggaattgtgatgccaccagctttgcttttctttttcagtattcctctggctattctgggtctcttctggttccatacaaattttaggattatttgttccatttctttgaaaaaagtggatggtattttgatggggattgcattgaatgtgtagattgctctaggtagcattgacatcttcacaatgttgattctcccaatccatgagcatggaacgtttttccatttctttgtgtcttcttcaatttctttcctgagtattttatagttttctgagtacagatcctttgcctctttggttagatttattcctaggtatctaatggttttgggtgcaattgtaaatgggatagactccttgatttgtctctcttctgtcttgttgttggtgtataggaatgccactgatttctgtgcattgattttatatcctgctactttactgaattcctgtatgagttctagcagttttggggtggagtcttttgggttttccacatacagtatcatatcatctgcaaagagtgagagtttgacttcctctttgccgatttggatgcctttgatttctttttgttgtctgattgctgtggctag from Zalophus californianus isolate mZalCal1 chromosome 13, mZalCal1.pri.v2, whole genome shotgun sequence includes these protein-coding regions:
- the LOC113934172 gene encoding LOW QUALITY PROTEIN: olfactory receptor 1J4-like (The sequence of the model RefSeq protein was modified relative to this genomic sequence to represent the inferred CDS: inserted 1 base in 1 codon; deleted 1 base in 1 codon) gives rise to the protein MKRENQSSVSEFLLLGFLIQPEQQGTFFTLFLGVYLTTVLGNLLIILLIRLDPRLHTPMYFFLGHLAFTDVSFSSVSVSNMLRNMQTQHLSIPYVGCISQMYFFILFVCLDNFLLAVIAYDRYVATCQPLHYITVMREELCILPVAGSWLLSCARCPVAYSSVPPVLLFVKLLSPENRSSVSQFLLLGLLIRPEQQSVFFALFLGVYLXTVLGNLLIILLIRLDPRLHTPMYFFLGHLAFSDISLSSIIVPKMLMNMQTQQQSIPYVGCISQMYFFIVFGRLDNFLLAVIAYDRYVAICQPLHYTTVMRQELRISLVAGSWFFCCIHALLHTLLLVQLSFCADNIIPHFFCNLTVLLKMSCSDISLNELVIFTEGGMFFILPLSSILGSYIRIGTTVLRIPSTKGLFKDFSTCGSHLFVVSLYYGTLAGVYFFSSSWDCNDKDIIASVMYTVVTPLLNPFIYSRRNKGIKHALEIFVKRANF